In Macrobrachium nipponense isolate FS-2020 chromosome 25, ASM1510439v2, whole genome shotgun sequence, one genomic interval encodes:
- the LOC135199237 gene encoding SUN domain-containing ossification factor-like isoform X2 — MAMKSRVLGTVASPLSHASYNLQRPVASSAAAVFVVFLLCALVSRPISARSHSYDNNSVPPVGSKLEHDVVSSIKVRAHDLVANKTVDPSELIDGTKTLFTDSGKKTLSRFSDPRGFFTNVSSKSFTHGHKGGINAANGLISRGSNSSSYDFRKIIIYPHKKRYHTDDGRDLTAEALSEGDESIKALVDAQIEGVTAKVERSEDEKDESGADGATLEGVDQDQGDTDKEKSRKKIQKKKEKEEAVTKLEKYLNTDDSDEEEEKENLDKNEEIVELKEPLPTEDSIAIDTKTKPKTGKEKKKSAPDNEVDSVNVEDAAQLKETEKADDKTEEEPKVIEISEEELKDDKLEVGKKLDEGEETEKKEKKKEKIDEKEVATEEEGKVQEEEKEKEPASDKDKVEEDQPEKQEEITSDTEEAVKGKKPSESKKKDKPKSEEAEEGGVEKSEDTLETYSQFTQRVSAEKKNDATNGHGTNGHSKGSKVKGKNYASPDCGAKLVQANPEASHSSKVIHPSKDEYMLNKCRDKIWFVIELCESIRPQKFDIANFELFSNLPKDIQVFGSHRYPSRDWTSFGWFKGQEGNRGLQSFRIETEDFFKYIKVEVTSNYGSEFYCPISTFQIFGLSEFEVIDTIEDPVEDTDDENEPFIDPTEDITKKKSPKDEGKQGVIPTVLKNMFSGVLDVIKRGYRPSSSANEQGEECYSLRPKFAVENDICPMASTLNYILSCYMMEYDALMQQPFVSSTVKNSSFCRQLALTMCAEPEVNDSIVYDTVCNNSYICVMLSPKHVLAMCFMQDPQVMDKGISCEAGGTLSENFSATPELLPSTETPTYVKNADINTSSITRSDAIDTNLNELYDFPSTKSSPEVIKDGKLLVEQPTDKDSAEVIVPESSVENVKSSSKEPKVNGNVAKDKIVKEGDQEAAVMEAEEKIEAEGSGFGGIDIVEEEIPPSPPEETPTPASSPTSPSSSVQPTELKVSNSPTNKESVVVRLSNKIKALEYNMSISSQYLEELSRRYKRQMEEMQRQFNLTIAALNDTSRQAYERDQHHQRDIEKLEEQLTNVSNILQKLVEERETLARTVVEQHVLLMVVEVIVLCMVFTICSKRRSNYRHSADYANTRRNQTPSEDPSSLGLDQDNNCFNPDSQGRIRVRRRSVDSITSERNSRLRQRRPSEEALNISGTYQDLLIIEPAIPILMDSVSDRKKKRKANSGTLKRSKSNASIMDKSAASRRAKRIEKLNVSSAGVLFCGDEVDSKTPESPPHASPGYVQSLDMYGLMNDTLSNDDDGNVFYDNIAKSSEVHTRSVVSEIHYTDGIQNNLGSVSKRHSFSCATCDNLPKKDRFAKSLSLCSSFEKSKSTQEKVKKIKKQKKSKMKESTTAGTDTSQMQNVFPSYNNDYYYPKPNGISCCSSIEPYNGFYYNGHNSVHFSEDTNEHCGLPYSRTEDIPVNGDYSNGVDAVESDHYRHVSEFSHTNHDTQSINEKKKLSPKVKSKVKLRSDNWEWYSSQHVGSSSSETVSTCSDSSGKGRKVRSEEHVADGEKIEERKGKRKKKSKSKASVLLEEETALEVEAGT; from the exons TGTACCTCCTGTTGGCAGCAAATTAGAACACGATGTCGTCAGTTCCATAAAGGTCAGGGCTCATGACCTCGTTGCCAATAAAACCGTTGACCCCTCTGAACTCATAGACGGCACTAAGACCCTCTTCACTGACTCGGGCAAGAAAACGCTTAGCAGATTCTCAGATCCAAGAGGCTTTTTCACCAACGTATCTTCTAAAAGTTTCACCCACGGCCACAAGGGTGGTATCAACGCTGCCAATGGCCTCATCTCCAGGGGCAGCAATTCTAGTAGCTATGATTTTAGGAAGATCATCATTTATCCACATAAGAAAAGGTACCACACTGATGACGGAAGAGATTTGACAGCTGAGGCTTTGTCTGAAGGTGATGAGAGTATCAAGGCATTAGTTGATGCTCAGATTGAAGGAGTCACTGCAAAAGTAGAAAGGTCAGAGGATGAAAAAGATGAAAGTGGAGCAGATGGGGCAACTCTGGAAGGAGTTGACCaagaccaaggagacactgataaGGAAAAGTCTCGTAAAAAGAtacagaagaaaaaggagaaagaagaggcAGTTACAAAGTTAGAAAAGTACCTCAATACTGATGATTctgatgaggaagaggaaaaggagaatTTGGACAAAAACGAAGAGATAGTTGAGTTAAAAGAGCCCTTGCCCACTGAAGATTCCATAGCCATTGATACCAAAACTAAACCTAAAacagggaaagagaagaaaaaatctgCCCCCGACAATGAAGTGGACAGTGTTAATGTGGAAGATGCAGCCCAGctaaaggaaacagaaaaagcagatgataaaacagaagaagaaccCAAGGTGATTGAAATTTCAGAGGAAGAGCTGAAGGACGATAAGTTAGAAGTAGGGAAGAAACTGGACGAAGGTGAGGAAActgagaagaaggaaaaaaagaaagaaaaaatagacgAGAAGGAAGTAGCAACTGAGGAGGAGGGTAAAgtgcaagaagaggagaaggaaaaggaacCTGCCAGTGACAAAGACAAGGTGGAGGAGGATCAGCCtgaaaaacaagaggaaataaCGTCTGACACAGAGGAAGCTGTAAAGGGGAAGAAGCCTTCCGAGTCCAAGAAGAAGGACAAACCAAAGTCAGAGGAGGCAGAAGAAGGTGGGGTCGAAAAATCTGAAGATACTCTGGAAACGTATAGTCAGTTCACTCAGCGTGTTAGTGCAGAGAAGAAAAATGATG CTACCAACGGTCATGGAACTAATGGTCACAGCAAGGGTTCCAAAGTGAAGGGCAAGAATTATGCTTCACCAGATTGTGGGGCTAAACTAGTCCAAGCTAACCCAGAGGCTTCCCATTCTTCAAAG GTTATTCATCCAAGTAAAGACGAATACATGTTAAACAAATGTCGTGATAAAATATGGTTCGTCATAGAGTTGTGCGAAAGTATTCGCCCACAAAAG TTTGATATTGCCAATTTTGAGCTCTTCAGCAACTTACCCAAGGACATCCAAGTTTTTGGCAGCCACCGCTATCCATCTCGGGATTGGACCTCTTTTGGATGGTTTAAGGGACAAGAAGGGAACAGAGGTCTTCAGTCCTTTCGTATTGAGACTGAAGATTTTTTCAAGTACATCAAG GTGGAAGTCACCAGCAATTATGGATCAGAATTCTACTGTCCAATATCAACTTTTCAAATATTTGGCTTATCAGAATTTGAAGTTATAGACACCATAGAAGACCCTGTAGAGGACACTGATGATGAAAATGAGCCATTTATTGATCCAACAGAAGACATCACAAAGAAGAAGAGTCCTAAAG atgAAGGCAAACAAGGTGTTATTCCTACAGTCCTGAAGAATATGTTTAGTGGAGTGTTAGATGTTATTAAAAGAGGGTACAGGCCATCTAGCAGTGCCAACGAGCAAGGAGAAGAATGTTACTCTCTCCGCCCAAAGTTTGCCGTGGAGAATGACATTTGCCCGATGGCTAGCACATTGAATTACATCCTGTCATGCTACATGATGGAATACGATGCTTTGATGCAGCAGCCGTTTGTGTCTTCTACGGTCAAAAACTCGAGTTTTTGTCGACAGTTAGCTTTGACAATGTGTGCTGAACCGGAAGTGAATGATAGCATTGTGTATGATACAGTATGCAATAACAGTTACATTTGTGTGATGCTTTCCCCAAAACATGTGCTGGCTATGTGTTTCATGCAAGATCCTCAAGTCATGGACAAAGGGATCTCTTGTGAGGCTGGTGGCACCCTCTCAGAAAACTTTTCTGCAACGCCAGAGCTGCTCCCTTCGACGGAGACTCCGACGTACGTTAAGAATGCAGACATTAACACTTCAAGCATAACAAGGTCAGATGCAATAGACACAAATCTCAATGAGTTATATGATTTTCCGAGTACAAAAAGCAGCCCAGAAGTCATTAAAGATGGGAAGTTATTGGTAGAGCAGCCCACGGACAAGGACTCCGCAGAAGTGATTGTTCCTGAAAGTTCAGTGGAAAATGTAAAGTCATCTTCCAAAGAGCCAAAGGTAAATGGTAATGTAGCTAAAGATAAAATTGTTAAAGAAGGTGATCAAGAAGCTGCTGTCATGGAAGCCGAAGAGAAAATTGAAGCGGAAGGGTCAGGATTTGGGGGAATAGATATTGTGGAAGAAGAAATTCCACCCAGCCCCCCTGAAGAAACTCCCACTCCTGCCAGTAGTCCAACTTCACCGTCATCAAGTGTACAACCAACAGAACTCAAAGTATCCAACTCTCCAACAAACAAGGAATCTGTTGTGGTGCGACTCTCCAACAAAATCAAA GCTCTTGAATACAACATGTCCATAAGCAGTCAGTACTTAGAGGAACTGAGTCGACGATATAAACGTCAAATGGAGGAAATGCAGCGACAGTTCAACCTGACCATTGCAGCCTTGAATGATACCTCTCGGCAAGCGTACGAAAGGGATCAGCATCATCAGAGAGACATAGAAAAACTAGAAGAACAGTTAACCAATGTTAGCAATATCCTCCAGAAAttagtggaagagagagagacactcgcTCGGACAGTAGTGGAGCAGCATGTGTTGTTGATGGTGGTGGAAGTCATCGTGTTATGTATGGTGTTCACCATCTGTTCAAAACGAAGAAGCAACTACAGGCACAGTGCTGACTATGCTAATACAAGAAGGAATCAG ACTCCAAGTGAAGACCCATCTAGCTTAGGTTTAGACCAAGATAACAACTGCTTCAATCCAGATAGCCAAGGACGAATCAGGGTTCGCAGAAGATCTGTAGACAGCATTACGTCGGAAAGAAACTCTCGCCTAAGACAACGCAGGCCTAGTGAAGAAGCTCTCAACATATCTG GTACTTACCAAGATCTATTGATAATTGAACCTGCTATTCCTATCCTGATGGATTCAGTCAGCGACCGTAAGAAGAAGCGGAAGGCTAATAGTGGCACTCTCAAACGCTCAAAATCAAATGCAAGCATCATGGATAAATCTGCTGCCTCAAGAAGAGCAAAACGCATAGAAAAACTTAATGTCTCAAGTGCCGGAGTCTTATTCTGTGGAGATGAAGTAGATTCCAAGACACCTGAGTCTCCCCCTCACGCAAGTCCAGGTTATGTTCAGTCTCTAGATATGTATGGACTGATGAATGACACCTTgtctaatgatgatgatggtaatgtgTTTTATGATAATATTGCAAAATCTAGTGAGGTACATACAAGATCAGTTGTATCTGAAATACATTATACAGATGGGATTCAAAATAACCTAGGGTCAGTTTCAAAGAGACATTCTTTTTCTTGTGCGACCTGTGATAATTTACCGAAGAAAGATAGGTTTGCAAAATCTCTATCTTTGTGTAGTTCTTTTGAAAAGTCTAAAAGTActcaagaaaaagtaaaaaagataaaaaaacagaagaaatctAAAATGAAGGAAAGTACAACCGCCGGTACTGATACATCCCAAATGCAGAATGTTTTCCCTTCttacaataatgattattattatccaaaaccTAATGGTATTTCATGCTGTTCATCTATTGAACCTTATAATGGTTTCTATTATAATGGCCATAACAGTGTTCATTTTAGTGAAGATACAAATGAACATTGTGGCCTTCCATACAGTCGTACAGAAGACATACCAGTTAATGGCGATTATTCAAATGGAGTTGATGCTGTGGAGAGTGATCATTATAGACATGTAAGTGAATTTTCTCATACGAATCATGATACTCAAAgtataaatgaaaagaagaaattgTCCCCAAAGGTGAAATCGAAGGTAAAGTTACGATCAGATAACTGGGAGTGGTACTCATCTCAGCATGTAGGAAGCAGCAGCAGCGAAACTGTCAGTACTTGTAGTGACTCGAGCGGGAAAGGTCGCAAGGTAAGGTCGGAGGAGCATGTAGCAGACGGTGAGAAAATTGAAGAGAGGAAaggtaaaagaaagaagaagtcCAAAAGTAAGGCCTCTGTGTTATTAGAGGAAGAGACAGCCCTAGAAGTGGAAGCAGGGACGTGA